A DNA window from Branchiostoma lanceolatum isolate klBraLanc5 chromosome 17, klBraLanc5.hap2, whole genome shotgun sequence contains the following coding sequences:
- the LOC136422414 gene encoding uncharacterized protein, protein MSSPEERESDEQPRSPASTGAAPGPRSTDHPSSGATPTAPTTRIPRQLTDPQSGRQYTPLSKKYWALLKAGRKRPTEENAQQSSNKKIRHDSQHDPNTNENTHFVSLNGIDSENLDHSSDNEYITASQLASLLEGVDFDDHDFENGIESLDEYLALLDGIDFDDENFRSDDEAANQDIDENNHQRPEEEEDLFVVESVKEEFNNKYQVYERTMKASLKHEKISSRENMIDALHGVFEAMISRAREGMNVNGIMRMIIHSGHLDRCISTKFVLRDELTAELILSHIERILQSHETFVIDETFLVQIVSVNLPVPGSGRNPFFNSATEFSKKKHSVVSIQNDDDLCCGRALVVAKAKVDKHHDWKNIRQGRKIQETLARSLYNNAGVPLGPCALDEIQMFQDYLTGYQIVVVSRNQLNQIIFQGPAVEDENKKLILYHIKESDKPQAHYDVITSMKAFLGTAYYCPKCHKGYNRRNAHKCENMCKICEKKNCNRAFGDKWVYCEDCNRYFQSDQCFQNHKIPNKNGVSVCGQRLKCETCNKLHYRFEDHKCWARECRFCFKDVDMDHLCFIQPLRKKKKGKKKKGQNRKQSHKITDDSSDSSECETECSIGSTVVEENEADFAVTELTLDDIDGSAKQQQSANRSSKDETDEEEEEDLEDSEDRPPSSLYFFDFECTQVSGEHVPILCVVQRANTNSAIYFKGADTTKAFCRWVLRKEMKHSVFCAHNLKGYDAHFILKYLIDNAITPRVIYCGGKLMSMEITRLKIKFVDSFNFLPMPLAKFPKTFGFEDLTKGWFPHYFSSLENMSYEGPLPDIKFYAVDTMSPENRENCVSWVTTKKQEGYVFNFEKDLIDYCVIDVRILEQGFTTFQKTFEQVSNGINPIEKCITIASACNYVYRDLFLKDNMIGIVPIHGYRFREKQSRDAVEWLNYVSYREVKTIHHAKNSPREVVVCGFKVDGFEKGAPGTVYEYHGCFWHGCPKCFNPDDVNPVNETKMWELYAKTNRKADILKQNFNYVEMWEHDFVKVKTTDEYCTYLQQLPSGQSTITASERAGIDFLNPRDGFFGGRTNAISFYAKADLEAGETIQYVDFTSLYPWTNKYCEYPLGHPEVHVDNFADISDYYGMAKCKVLPPRGLFHPVLPYRVGDKLMFPLCHTCSLNEQKKCNHTDEERSLVGTWVTTELNKAVEMGYKVVEIYEVHHFPKKTNTLFTEYIDTFLKLKQESSGWPEWVTSGPPEEREAKENEYLRKYEEKEGIRLDRDNIKKNPGMRTLSKLCLNSFWGKFGQRNNFPKTEYVTSPARLYELVGSKTTDIKSLHIVNDEIVEVHYAYQKDFIPESANTNVYIAAFTTAHARLKLYDSLNRLGEAVLYFDTDSIIYRCNGKNNLELGDYLGEFTNEVADNGGYIVQYCSGGPKNYSYLCADGSSVCKVRGFSLNYQNQQLINFDVMKDMIMGVGPENIDIVTERKISRDKKAKKVVNKREVKRYRLVYNKRVIQDNFTTLPYGY, encoded by the exons gaTCCGTCATGACTCCCAACATGATCCAAATACTaatgaaaacacacattttgtcTCGTTGAATGGGATTGACTCTGAAAATCTGGATCATAGTTCAGATAATGAATATATAACCGCTAGTCAATTGGCTTCGTTGTTGGAAGGGGTAGATtttgatgatcatgattttgaaaatggtatCGAAAGTTTGGATGAATATTTGGCACTGTTGGATGGAattgattttgatgatgaaaacttCCGTTCCGATGATGAAGCCGCTAATCAGGACATAGATGAAAATAATCATCAGCgcccagaagaagaagaagatttgtttgttgttgaatcTGTGAAAGAAGAATTTAATAACAAGTATCAAGTATATGAAAGAACAATGAAAGCCTCTCTTAAACATGAAAAAATCAGTAGCAGAGAGAATATGATTGATGCTCTTCATGGTGTTTTCGAGGCCATGATATCTCGGGCCAGAGAAGGAATGAATGTCAACGGCATTATGAGAATGATTATCCATTCCGGTCATCTTGACAGATGTATTTCAACAAAATTTGTTCTAAGAGATGAGTTAACAGCTGAACTCATATTGTCTCACATTGAGCGGATTCTCCAAAGTCATGAGACTTTCGTCATCGATGAAACATTCCTCGTCCAAATTGTGTCTGTTAACTTACCAGTGCCAGGATCTGGAAGAAACCCCTTTTTCAATTCGGCAACTGAATTCAGCAAAAAGAAGCATTCTGTCGTATCCATTCAAAACGATGACGATTTGTGTTGTGGGCGCGCTTTAGTTGTGGCTAAAGCCAAGGTAGACAAACACCATGACTGGAAAAATATCAGACAGGGTaggaaaattcaagaaactCTCGCTCGCTCACTGTATAATAATGCAGGGGTTCCTCTGGGTCCTTGTGCATTGGACGAAATTCAGATGTTTCAGGATTACCTGACCGGTTAccaaattgttgttgtttcgcgTAACCAGCTAAATCAGATAATCTTTCAGGGACCAGCCGTGGAAgatgaaaacaagaaattgataCTATATCATATCAAAGAATCTGACAAACCTCAAGCTCATTACGATGTGATCACAAGCATGAAAGCATTTCTAGGGACAGCTTACTATTGTCCTAAATGTCACAAAGGATACAATAGAAGGAATGCACACAAATGTGAAAACATGTGTAAAATTTGTGAAAAGAAGAATTGTAATCGAGCCTTTGGTGATAAATGGGTGTACTGTGAAGACTGTAATCGATATTTCCAGTCGGATCAGTGttttcaaaatcacaaaatccCTAACAAGAATGGCGTGAGCGTGTGCGGTCAAAGGTTGAAATGTGAAACGTGTAATAAATTACACTACAGGTTTGAAGATCACAAATGTTGGGCACGGGAGTGCAGATTCTGCTTTAAAGATGTAGACATGGATcatctttgttttattcagCCACTACGAAAGAAAAAGaagggaaagaaaaagaaaggccAGAACAGAAAGCAGTCTCACAAAATAACAGATGACAGCAGTGATTCGTCAGAATGTGAGACTGAGTGTAGCATAGGGTCTACTGTGGTTGAAGAAAATGAAGCTGACTTTGCAGTGACTGAACTCACTTTAGATGATATAGATGGTTCtgcgaaacaacaacaatctgCTAATCGGTCAAGTAAGGATGAGAcagacgaagaagaagaagaagacttaGAAGATTCCGAAGACAGACCACCGTCTTCACTgtatttctttgactttgaatgtACGCAGGTATCCGGTGAGCATGTACCGATACTTTGTGTTGTTCAAAGAGCTAACACAAATTCTGCCATATATTTCAAAGGAGCAGACACGACAAAAGCCTTTTGCAGATGGGTGctgagaaaagaaatgaaacattcAGTTTTCTGTGCCCATAATCTAAAGGGATATGATGCTCacttcattttgaaatatttgatagataATGCCATCACGCCACGCGTTATCTACTGTGGTGGAAAGCTTATGTCTATGGAGATCACTCGtttgaaaatcaaatttgtCGACAGTTTCAACTTCTTGCCAATGCCGTTGGCTAAATTCCCCAAAACTTTTGGTTTTGAAGACCTGACAAAGGGTTGGTTCCCTCACTATTTTTCATCTTTGGAAAACATGTCATATGAAGGACCCTTGCCTGACATCAAATTCTATGCCGTGGACACCATGAGTCCGGAAAACAGAGAGAACTGTGTTTCGTGGGTGACCACCAAAAAGCAGGAGGGGTATGTGTTCAACTTCGAAAAGGATCTGATCGACTATTGTGTCATCGATGTTCGTATTTTGGAACAGGGGTTCACCACGTTCCAGAAAACATTTGAACAAGTGAGCAATGGGATCAATCCTATTGAGAAGTGTATAACAATTGCTTCTGCTTGTAATTATGTGTACAGAGATCTATTCTTAAAGGATAATATGATTGGCATCGTCCCCATCCATGGCTATCGCTTCAGAGAAAAACAAAGTCGCGATGCTGTAGAATGGTTAAACTACGTCTCATACCGTGAGGTTAAGACCATTCATCATGCAAAGAACAGTCCAAGGGAAGTTGTAGTGTGTGGTTTTAAGGTAGATGGGTTTGAGAAGGGGGCCCCTGGAACCGTTTACGAGTACCACGGGTGCTTCTGGCATGGTTGTCCTAAATGTTTCAATCCAGATGATGTCAATCCTGTCAATGAGACAAAAATGTGGGAATTGTATGCCAAGACAAACCGTAAGGCAGATATTCTAAAACAAAACTTCAACTATGTGGAGATGTGGGAGCATGACTTCGTCAAAGTGAAGACGACCGACGAGTACTGCACATATCTACAACAACTACCCAGCGGCCAGTCGACCATCACAGCAAGCGAGAGGGCGGGAATTGATTTTCTAAACCCGCGTGACGGTTTCTTCGGAGGAAGAACGAACGCGATTTCCTTTTATGCAAAGGCAGACCTGGAGGCCGGAGAGACGATTCAATATGTGGACTTTACAAG TTTGTATCCATGGACAAACAAGTACTGCGAATACCCCCTGGGCCACCCGGAAGTACACGTGGACAACTTTGCAGACATCAGTGACTACTACGGCATGGCAAAGTGCAAGGTTCTACCACCACGAGGTCTATTCCACCCAGTGTTGCCTTACAGGGTAGGAGACAAGTTAATGTTTCCACTATGTCACACGTGTTCGTTAAATGAGCAAAAGAAATGTAACCATACCGACGAGGAACGATCCCTCGTCGGGACATGGGTAACTACAGAGTTAAACAAAGCTGTTGAAATGGGATACAAGGTAGTTGAAATATACGAAGTCCATCACTTTCCAAAGAAGACAAACACGTTATTCACGGAATACATCGATACTTTTTTAAAGCTAAAACAGGAAAGCAGTGGGTGGCCCGAATGGGTTACCAGTGGCCCTCCAGAAGAGAGGGAAGCGAAAGAGAATGAATATTTACGAAAGTATGAGGAAAAGGAAGGTATCAGGTTAGACAGAGATAACATCAAGAAGAACCCAGGTATGCGAACCTTGTCCAAACTCTGTCTGAACTCCTTTTGGGGCAAGTTTGGCCAGAGAAACAACTTCCCTAAAACAGAGTATGTCACATCACCAGCTAGACTGTACGAGCTCGTAGGGTCGAAGACTACTGACATTAAGTCGTTACATATTGTAAATGATGAGATAGTGGAGGTACATTATGCCTATCAGAAGGATTTCATTCCAGAGTCTGCTAACACAAATGTTTACATTGCCGCCTTCACCACGGCCCATGCCCGCCTCAAACTGTACGACTCGTTAAACAGGTTGGGAGAAGCTGTTTTGTACTTCGATACCGATAGTATCATATACCGCTGTAATGGTAAGAACAACCTGGAGCTGGGAGACTATCTCGGTGAATTTACCAATGAGGTAGCAGACAACGGGGgttacattgtacagtactgtTCTGGAGGGCCTAAGAACTATAGCTACCTTTGTGCTGATGGTAGTTCCGTGTGTAAGGTCAGAGGGTTCAGCCTGAATTATCAGAATCAGCAGTTAATCAATTTTGATGTAATGAAAGATATGATCATGGGGGTCGGCCCTGAAAACATCGATATTGTAACGGAGCGCAAGATATCGAGGgacaagaaagcaaagaaagTTGTAAACAAAAGGGAGGTGAAAAGATATAGATTGGTGTACAATAAACGCGTTATTCAAGATAACTTCACCACACTTCCCTATGGCtactag